The following coding sequences lie in one Drosophila sulfurigaster albostrigata strain 15112-1811.04 chromosome 2R, ASM2355843v2, whole genome shotgun sequence genomic window:
- the LOC133838432 gene encoding uncharacterized protein LOC133838432 isoform X2, whose product MVAHSKIFELPLCRMHCAGVVHSLPHQTCTEAYIWNIYRNHVSSCKYYFPLLLIPLLMQCNKLNRKRVWFAVRNYLETSCLGAMINATTYYFMCIFRQLNGRFVWAFTPFISNLLGTQLIWLASPKVVQFLCTGIVHASLETILRQLNLGVVHSHLSRTFVFMLCSIIVLRGQQAHGYSDFWFIRPKQLPQDYHKRSIEQRMKDGLLELRAYLGFGLGMDLFSAVVNRKMGKINLKSTRFLVSYMGIYKVLQCLLIDHMDVKHTNLLAAFLSGGAFWFVKQIPLTLMSFAVVVATQVLWKEFCATDASKSQLRSGLQCIPWAKLLIPPNLAYLTHINVFQRAKISKLAMSFIENTCEFNALRISNLLSLSIEEILDIFSKLPERPFLF is encoded by the exons atgGTTGCGCACAGCAAAATTTTTGAGTTGCCCTTATGTCGTATGCATTGTGCAGGAGTTGTCCACTCCCTTCCCCATCAGACCTGTACGGAGGCTTACATCTGGAATATTTATCGCAATCATGTGTCCAgttgcaaatattattttcctttATTGTTG ATTCCGTTGCTTATgcaatgcaacaaattgaataggAAACGCGTGTGGTTCGCAGTGAGAAACTATCTTGAAACTTCGTGTTTAGGGGCGATGATAAATGCCACAACCTACTATTTCATGTGCATCTTTAGACAGCTGAATGGACGGTTTGTTTGGGCGTTTACACCATTTATTTCTAACTTATTGGGAACGCAACTCATCTGGTTGGCGTCACCAAAAGTGGTGCAATTTCTTTGCACCGGCATTGTGCATGCA TCACTGGAGACTATTTTGAGGCAACTGAACTTGGGAGTCGTACATTCCCATCTATCTCGCACTTTTGTGTTCATGTTGTGCTCGATCATCGTGCTGCGTGGACAACAAGCACATGGATACTCGGATTTCTGGTTCATTAGGCCAAAACAATTACCGCAAGATTACCATAAGCGATCCATCGAGCAGCGTATGAAGGATGGTCTACTAGAATTACGCGCCTATCTGGGCTTTGGTTTGGGTATGGATTTATTCAGTGCTGTGGTAAACAGAAAAATGGGAAAGATCAATTTGAAATCTACACGTTTTTTGGTCAGTTATATGGGCATCTATAAG GTTCTACAATGTTTGCTAATAGACCACATGGAtgtaaaacacacaaatttacTTGCAGCATTTTTAAGTGGCGGTGCCTTCTGGTTTGTCAAGCAAATACCCTTAACCCTTATGTCGttcgctgtggttgttgcCACCCAAGTGCTGTGGAAAGAGTTTTGTGCCACGGATGCATCTAAAAGTCAACTTCGATCTGGTCTCCAATGCATACCGTGGGCCAAATTGTTAATACCACCAAATCTGGCATATTTGACACACATCAATGTCTTCCAAAGAGCAAAGATCAGCAAGTTGGCAATGTCTTTTATCGAGAACACATGTGAATTCAA CGCTTTACGTATATCCAATCTGCTGTCGCTTTCCATTGAAGAAATATTGGACATATTCAGCAAACTTCCAGAGAGGCcattcttattttaa